From Sphingomonas sp. PAMC26645:
CGTGCCAACCGCGCGGCAGGCTTGTCGATCAGCGCTCGGCGCATCGCCTTGCCGATCGGCGTCCGGGGGGCGGTCGCCATGACCAGCCAACACGCTATCGCGGTGAAAAGACATGCCAGCATTTCGCCCCCCTTTGGTTCAGTATGTAGCCGGGTTTATTCCCCCGCGAACACGCCCTTCAGCTTGGCGAAGAAGCCCTGGCTCGCCGGACATTCGTCACCGGTCTCCGTCTCGCGGAACATCTCGAGCAGTTCCTTCTGGCGGTTGCTGAGACGCGTGGGGGTTTCGACGTCGATCTGGACGACGAGGTCGCCGTGGCCGCGGCCTTGCAGGACGGGCATGCCGGCGCCGCGCTGGCGTAGCTGCTTGCCCGACTGGATGCCGGCAGGGATCTTTACCTCGTGCGTGCGACCATCGAGGCCGGGGATCGAGAGCGAACCGCCGAGCGACGCGACCGTGAAGCTGATCGGTGCGCGCGCGAAGAGCGTGGTGCCTTCGCGCTCGAACAGATTGTGCTTGGTCACGTGGAGGAAGATGTAGAGGTCGCCGGACGGCGCGCCGCGGGCGCCCGCCTCGCCTTCGCCCGACATGCGGATGCGCGTGCCTTCGTCGACGCCGGGGGGGACGTTGATCGACAGCGTCTTGGTCTTCTCGACGCGACCTTCGCCGCGACAATCCGGGCATGGGTCGGCGATGACTTCGCCCGCGCCGTTACACACCGGGCAGGCGCGCTCGACCACGAAGAAGCCCTGCTGCGCACGGACTTTACCGTGCCCGCCGCAATGCTGGCAGGTTTTCGCGCGCGTGCCAGCCTTCGCACCCGAGCCATCGCAGGTGTCGCAGAGCGCGGAGACGTCGATCGTGATCTCGGTCGTCTTGCCGTGGAACGCTTCCTCCAGGCTGACTTCCATATCGTAGCGCAGGTCCGCACCGCGCCGGGCTGCAGACCGGCCGCCGCCGCGCTGTGCGCCGCCCATGAACTCGCCGAAGACGCTTTCGAAGATGTCGCTGAAGCCGCCGAAATCCTGCGCGCCGCCTCCGTGACTACCGCCGCCGCCGTTCTGGAACGCGGCATGGCCGAAGCGATCATAGGCCGCACGCTTCTGCGGGTCCTTGAGGCACTCGTACGCCTCGCTGACCGCCTTGAACTGCGCCTCGGAATCCTTGCAGCCGGCATTCTTGTCCGGGTGATACTTCATCGCGAGCTTGCGGTAGGACGACTTGATCGTCCCCGCATCCGCGGTCCGCTCGCATTCGAGCAGTTCGTAATAATCTGTCTGGGTACTCATGATCTCAAGCCCTCTCCCCTCCGGGGAGAGGGTTGGGAGAGGGGCCGCCACACACGGTCCCTCTCGGTACTGCCCCTCACCCCGACCCTCTCCCCGCAGGGGAGAGGGGGAAGTAGTTTACGCCTTCGGGTTGTCGTCGACTTCCGAGAACTCGGCGTCGACGACATCGTCGTCCTTCTTCGCCGCATCACCGTCAGCCGAAGGCGAAGCGTCCGCCTGGGCCTGCTTCTCGTAGATCGCCTGGCCAAGCTTCATCGCGACCTGGGCGAGCGCGGTGCTCTTCTCGGTCATCGCGTCCGCATCGCCGCTCTCGACCGCAGCCTTCGTCGCGTCGATCGCGGCCTGGATCTCGGTCTTCAGCGACTCGTCGACCTTGTCGCCGTTATCCGCGAGCTGACGCTCGGTGGTGTGGACCAGCGACTCGGCGTTGTTCTTCGCCTCGGCGCCCGCACGACGCTTCTTGTCCTCCTCGGCGAAGGTCTCGGCGTCGCGGACCATCTGGTCGATGTCGTTGTCCGAAAGACCACCCGACGCCTGGATGCGGATCTGCTGCTCCTTGCCGGTGCCCTTATCCTTGGCCGAGACGCTAACGAGGCCGTTGGCATCGATGTCGAACGTGACCTCGATCTGCGGCACGCCGCGCGGTGCGGGCGGGATGCCGACGAGATCGAAATTGCCGAGCATCTTGTTATCGGCCGCCATCTCGCGCTCGCCCTGGAACACGCGGATCGTCACCGCGCCCTGGTTGTCGTCGGCGGTCGAATAGGTCTGCGACTTCTTGGTCGGGATCGTCGTGTTGCGATCGATCATCCGGGTGAACACGCCACCCAGCGTCTCGATGCCGAGCGACAGCGGCGTCACGTCGAGCAGCAGCACGTCCTTGACGTCGCCCTGCAGCACGCCGGCCTGGATCGCGGCGCCCATCGCGACGACCTCGTCCGGGTTGACGCCGGTGTGCGGCTCCTTGCCGAAGAACTGCTTCACGACTTCACGCACGCGCGGCATGCGCGTCATGCCGCCGACCAGCACGACTTCCGAGATGTCCTCGGGCTTCAGGCCGCCATCTGCGAGCGCCTTGCGGCAAGGCTCGAGCGTACGCTTGACCAGATCCTCGACCATCCGCTCCAGGTCGGCGCGGGTGATCGACTTCACCAGATGCTTCGGGCCGTTCTGGTCCGCGGTGATGAAGGGCAGGTTGACCTCGGTCGACTGCGCCGAGCTGAGCTCGATCTTCGCCTTCTCGGCGGCTTCCTTCAGGCGCTGCAGCGCCAGCTTGTCCTTGGCGAGGTCGATGCCCTCGGCCTTCTTGAACTCGTCGGCGAGATACTGGACGATCTTGTTGTCGAAATCCTCACCGCCGAGGAAGGTGTCGCCGTTGGTGGCCTTCACCTCGAACACGCCGTCACCGATTTCCAGCACCGAGATGTCGAACGTGCCGCCGCCGAGATCGTAGACCGCAATCGTCTTGCCGTCCTGCTTATCGAGGCCATAAGCCAGCGCCGCCGCGGTCGGCTCGTTGATGATGCGCAGCACTTCGAGGCCGGCGATCTGGCCAGCATCCTTGGTCGCCTGGCGCTGCGCGTCGTTGAAGTACGCCGGCACGGTGATGACCGCCTGCGTGACCGTCTCGCCGAGATACGACTCCGCGGTTTCCTTCATCTTCTGCAGCGTGAACGCCGAGATCTGCGAGGGCGAGTAATCCTTGCCGCCCGCCGAGACCCATGCGTCGCCGTTCGGCCCGCGCGAGATCTTGTACGGGACCAGCTCGGTGTCCTTCTTGGTGATCGGATCGTCGAAGCGACGGCCGATCAGGCGCTTCACCGCGAAGATGGTGTTGTCGCCGTTCGTCACTGCCTGGCGCTTGGCCGGCTGGCCGACCAGTCGCTCGCCGTCCTTGGCGAATGCGACGATCGACGGCGTGGTGCGCGCGCCCTCGGAATTCTCGATGACCTTGGGCTTGCCGCCTTCCATGACGGAAACGCAGCTGTTGGTCGTGCCGAGATCGATACCGATTACTTTAGCCATGAGTTCTGATTAGCCCCTCACTTGAAACGAAAATACGAAACCGGTTCCACCCCGTTACGGCAGTGGAACCTTTCTGATGATGGGCGCGATATAGGTGGCCTCGCGCTTGCCGCAAGATTGTACCGGTCATAGGATGCGCAAGTGGTCGGGCCCGGAGAAAAGTAACCTATGCGTATCGTTTTCGGACTGGGTGTTGCCGCGATGGCACTGGCGTCGTGCTCGCCGCCCAAGGAACTGTCCGTGGACGGGGCCTGGGTACGGCTCGGCGCCGTCACCGGGCGGCCTGCGGCGGCGTATTTCACGGTGCATGGGGGGCCGACGCCGGCGACGCTGATCTCGGCCACCACCGACGTCGCGATCAGGTCTGAGATGCACGAGACGATGGACAAGGGCGGCATGTCGACGATGACGCCGCTCGCGAAGGTCGAGATCCCGGCGAATACGGATGTGGCGTTCGCGCCGGGGGGGCGGCACGTGATGCTGTTCGACATGAACTCGGGGATCAAGCCCGCCGATCGCGTGACGCTCACGTTCGCGTTCGCCGATGGGACGCGGATCA
This genomic window contains:
- the dnaJ gene encoding molecular chaperone DnaJ → MSTQTDYYELLECERTADAGTIKSSYRKLAMKYHPDKNAGCKDSEAQFKAVSEAYECLKDPQKRAAYDRFGHAAFQNGGGGSHGGGAQDFGGFSDIFESVFGEFMGGAQRGGGRSAARRGADLRYDMEVSLEEAFHGKTTEITIDVSALCDTCDGSGAKAGTRAKTCQHCGGHGKVRAQQGFFVVERACPVCNGAGEVIADPCPDCRGEGRVEKTKTLSINVPPGVDEGTRIRMSGEGEAGARGAPSGDLYIFLHVTKHNLFEREGTTLFARAPISFTVASLGGSLSIPGLDGRTHEVKIPAGIQSGKQLRQRGAGMPVLQGRGHGDLVVQIDVETPTRLSNRQKELLEMFRETETGDECPASQGFFAKLKGVFAGE
- the dnaK gene encoding molecular chaperone DnaK, which gives rise to MAKVIGIDLGTTNSCVSVMEGGKPKVIENSEGARTTPSIVAFAKDGERLVGQPAKRQAVTNGDNTIFAVKRLIGRRFDDPITKKDTELVPYKISRGPNGDAWVSAGGKDYSPSQISAFTLQKMKETAESYLGETVTQAVITVPAYFNDAQRQATKDAGQIAGLEVLRIINEPTAAALAYGLDKQDGKTIAVYDLGGGTFDISVLEIGDGVFEVKATNGDTFLGGEDFDNKIVQYLADEFKKAEGIDLAKDKLALQRLKEAAEKAKIELSSAQSTEVNLPFITADQNGPKHLVKSITRADLERMVEDLVKRTLEPCRKALADGGLKPEDISEVVLVGGMTRMPRVREVVKQFFGKEPHTGVNPDEVVAMGAAIQAGVLQGDVKDVLLLDVTPLSLGIETLGGVFTRMIDRNTTIPTKKSQTYSTADDNQGAVTIRVFQGEREMAADNKMLGNFDLVGIPPAPRGVPQIEVTFDIDANGLVSVSAKDKGTGKEQQIRIQASGGLSDNDIDQMVRDAETFAEEDKKRRAGAEAKNNAESLVHTTERQLADNGDKVDESLKTEIQAAIDATKAAVESGDADAMTEKSTALAQVAMKLGQAIYEKQAQADASPSADGDAAKKDDDVVDAEFSEVDDNPKA
- a CDS encoding copper chaperone PCu(A)C — encoded protein: MRIVFGLGVAAMALASCSPPKELSVDGAWVRLGAVTGRPAAAYFTVHGGPTPATLISATTDVAIRSEMHETMDKGGMSTMTPLAKVEIPANTDVAFAPGGRHVMLFDMNSGIKPADRVTLTFAFADGTRIINNATVVAAGTPVGK